The following nucleotide sequence is from Eubacterium sp. 1001713B170207_170306_E7.
TTTAATAGCCCACACGCGTAATATGAAATACCTTCTGGCTCTGGAGGGGATATTTGTCGGCATGATCGCAGGAGGTATCGCGATTATCTACCGGCTGGCCTTAAACTTTTCAGAGCAGAATATGAGCTTTATTTTATCCTACGCGGGTGAACACCACTGGGCCATTGCGGCATGGTTTGCCGCCCTTATCGTTATGGCGGTAATTGTCGGGAGGATGGTCCGGTGGGAACCGATGATCTCGGGCAGCGGGATTCCCCAGGTAGAGGGGGAGCTTCAGGGATATTTTGAGGAGCCCTGGCTCAAGGTGATTGTCGGTAAGCTGATAGGAGGGATTCTCTGCATTATCGGCGGCTTATCGCTCGGGCGTGAGGGCCCGTCTGTGCAGCTTGGCGCCATGGGCGGCAAGGGCTTTTCGCGGATTTTCAAACGCCTTAACATTGAAGAACGCTATCTGATGACCTGCGGAGCAAGCGCAGGACTGGCCGCGGCCTTTAACGCGCCGCTGGCAGGTATCATGTTTGCTCTGGAGGAGGTCCATAAAAATTTTTCGGCAACGGTACTTTTTTCCGCAATGACGGCCTCTGTCACGGCGGACTTTGTTTCAAAATATGTTTTTGGTCTGGGCTCAGTATTCCAGTTCCAGGTGGATTCCTCGATTCCTCTGAAATACTATGGTTTTATCATTCTTTTGGGGATTATCCTGGGAGCGGGCGGCGCTTTTTACAATAAGGTGCTGGCAGGTACTCAGGATCTGTACGCCAAAATGACCTTTTTAAAGGCAGAGCTGCGGCCGGTTATCCCGTTTTTGATGGCTGGAGTTCTGGGCTTTACGCTGCCTCAGGTACTGGGCGGCGGACATATGATGATCGAGCTTCTGGTACCGGGGAATCTTCCCCTGACCATGATCCTGCTGCTGCTGGTGGTAAAGTTTATCTTTTCCATGTTCAGCTTTGGCTCCGGCGCACCGGGCGGTATCTTTTTTCCGCTTTTGGTTTTGGGGGCGTATATCGGCGGCTTTTATGGTATGGTCGTTGTCCGGGGTATAGGAATGGACCCGCAGCTTATCAACAATTTTATCATTCTGGCCATGGCCGGGTATTTTACCGCCATTGTCCGCGCACCTATTACAGGGATTGTATTGATTTCTGAAATGACGGGCTCCTTTACCCACCTGCTGTCGTTGTCGGTTGTCGCCATCACGGCGGAGATCACCGCGGCGGCGCTCAAATCGGAACCGGTCTATGAAATGCTGCTTGACCGCATTGTTGCCAGACGCGGCGAAGAGCCCGTACCGGAGACCAGCAACAAGACGCTGATCGCCGTCTCGGTGCATCACAGCTGCGGGCTGGTCGGGAAGCGCATCTGGGAAATCCAATGGCCGGAAAACTGTCTGCTGGTGGCTGTCCGCAGGGGTGAAAAAGAACTGATCCCCAAGGGAGACACCAAAATCAGGCCAAGCGACACCATTGTGGCGCTGGCAAATGAGACGGACTTAAACAGGATCAATACAGAGCTGCACGCTCTGTGTGAGGAAGCGCCTGCCGCCGGCAAAGGCTGATTTTACAGGCGGGTGTTATCCATATAAATATGACGTTGATATTATACTATCGGAAGTGATTGAGGAGGTAAACTATGAACAAATCAGCAAAGGTTCTCGCAGCGGCAGCGGGCCTGGCGCTTGTGCTTATCATTATGGTCAGCGTGGCTCTGGCGTATGCTGGGAGAGATATTACGCTGCTGCAGGACAGAATTGTCCACATCAGTGTGAATGGCTACGCGGTGGAAATTCCGCTGAATGAGGACGGGGCAACCTATGATATCCCCAGCCTGACAACGGAACATGAGAATGAGTTTATTCTGATGAATGATGCTGGAGCGTCCATTGAGGTCAACGAGGCCAAGCTCCAGACCAACAAGAAAGCAAAGGTAACCGTCAAGAAAATCGACAGCAACGAAGTGCTGGAAATGGTCGTGACCAACGGTAAGGATACCCGCACGATTTATTTAAGAACCCTTTCCAAGCAGCTGCCGGAAATGCTGGCCACCGGCCAGAGTCCCTATGAAGGCGACTTTTATGTGACTGATACCGAAAAAGCAGCCATGTATAAACTGGACCAGAACGGCAATGTTACCTGGTATGTTGCCCTGACGCCAGAGCAGGCGGATGGCAAGATTTTCACGGATTTCAGACAGCATAAGCTGGAAAACGGCGATATCCGTTACAGCTATCAGATTGTTGACCCGGACGTCAGCACCATGGGTCTGACCGATTACCTGCCGGGCACGCGTGTGGTTCTTGACGAAAAATACAAGGAAGTCAAGCGTGACGGCGCCCGTATCTCGCTGTTGAACCCCGATGAAACCAATCATGATAAAAAGGTTATGGGCGATCCGGTCGACGGGCATGATTTTGTGCTTTTAGGAGATAAAAACTGGATCACGGAATCCTACGTGGCAGAAACCGTGGATAATATCCCGGCAGAGCTCAACCCCAGCCCGCTCGGCTCAAAGGTAGTGGCAGCCGTGATTCAGGAAGTGAAGGACGGCAAGCCGGTATTCACCTGGAAATCCACCGATCATCCGGAGCTGTACGCGCTCAGCGAAAAGGGCAATGATTTTGCCAACAGTAATATCCAGCCCCAGGATTACCTGCATATCAATGCCATGATACTGGACCCGTCAGACAATAACCTGATCGTATCCTTTAAAAACGCCAGTACCATTGTGAAGATTGACCGCAGCACCGGAGATATTCTCTGGAAGCTCTCCGGTAAGGGCGACGAATTCGGCCTGGCCGACAATCAGAAAACCGCTGGTCAGAGCAGCCTATCCTTAACCGACGATGGTTATCTGGTCGTCTTTGACAATGGCCAGAGTACAGGAAAAACCAGAGTGCTCAAGTATAAGCTGGACGAGACCAACAAAAAGGTCATTGACTTTAAAGAATACAGCATGGACGGCTACACCTCCTCCGAATTTGGAAGCGCCCAGAAGGTTGACAACGAAAAGGATGCTTATATCATTGGATGGGGCGTCAACGGAGCGAACCAGCCGGTACTCACCGAGATGAATTTCACCGACAACAAAAAGCTTTTGGAAGTGGTGTTCCCGAACGGCGAGCATACCTTTAAGGTGCAGAAGTTTGATAAAGTAGAAAACTGATAAAAAAGCAGGCAAAGGCCTGCTTTTTTAATGCATGATTTTTTATCCAGACCCATTTTGAAAAGGTTTGATGTAAACTGGCAACGGTTTTCAGGTGCTTTTTAACGAAAACCAGCTTCTTATTATCGTGGAAAAGTGATAGAATCATGGTGGAATAAAAATCAAGGAGAACAAAGCGATGGGAATTAAACTAGTAGCATTGGATATGGATGGCACCACGCTTCAGAGTGACATCACACTGGCGCGTGAGACAATTGTGACCATTGAAAAGGCCGTCAGACAGGGAATCATTGTCGTGCCGACAACCGGACGCGTGTTTGGAGAACTGCCCGAAGAAATCACAGACATCGATGGAGTCTCCTACGCCATTACATCAAACGGTGCGCAGGTAACCGACCTGAACCGGAAAATAACGCTTTATGAAAATCCCCTGACAAAGCAGGATTTAGATACAGTGCTGAAGGTACTCAAGCAGTATGATTTGATGATCGAAGCCTATGTGGAAGGAAAAACCGTTGTGATTGAGGAGTGCATGAAAGATCTGAGCAAGTTTCATGTGCCCGAGGCCTACTGGGATTTCTTCAGGGAAACCCGTCACACCGTAGCCGACCCGGAAGACTATTTTGACTTTTTATACAGCCACTCGGTTGAAAAGTTTAACATCTTTTTCAGTCATATGGAAAACAGGAGCGAGCTCAAAAACGTTTTGGAGGATACCACTGATCTGACGATTACCTCAGCTGTAGAAAATAATCTGGAGATCAACAATCCGACAGCCAATAAATGGGATGGCTTAAGGCATTTATGCCGCCACCTGGACATTAAAAGCACCGAGGTCATGGCCATGGGAGACAGCAATAACGATTATGAAATGCTCAAGCATGCCGGACTGGCCATTGCCATGGAAAACGGCATTGACCGGGTTAAGGAGATCTCGGACTTTATAACAAAAACCAATGACGAGCACGGCGTAGCCTATGCACTGGAGAAATTTATTCTTAATCCCAAAACAGCCAAGCGCCGGGAGATGGCCAGCTGAGGTTGACAAAAAACCGGTTTGGGAGTATAATCAATACCGTTCGATTTAACGAAGGGAATTTTTAATCATGACACTTGCTATTGCAAAAGCTCCGAACAAATGGATAACGATGAGACATTGTGCGGAGCTTAATCCGGAGGCGTAGCCTCCATCAGTTCATCGGTCAAAAGTGTTTGCGGGCGGCCTCTGGCGGCTTTGTTTTGTGTACGCTTTTTACCGGGGACAGCAATTCAGGATAACGGGCTGTGGATGATGCTTTCATCCGCAGCCTTTTTGTTTGGAGCGGGAGAAAACCCCTCAGGCAGAGAGCGCTGTGCGCTCTCTTTTTTATTGGAATTTATAAGATTTGAAAGGAATGATCACAATGAGTTTACTGGAAGTAAAAAATCTGTCTCACAGCTATGGAGACAAGGTATTATATCACGATGCCTCCTTTGATTTGCATAACGGAGAGCACATGGGACTGGTCGGACAGAATGGCGCAGGGAAAAGTACCCTGATCAAAACCCTGATCGGGGAGGTGATCCCGGACGACGGTCTGATCAAATGGTTTCCAAAGGCCACAGTGGGCCATCTGGACCAGTACGCCCAGGTGGATGCGGGTATCACTGTCTTTGACTATTTGAAGCAGGCCTACGCCGACTTATACCGGATGGAGGAGCGGCTGAACGGCCTGTATGAAAAAATGGCGGAGGATTCCAGCGAAAAGCTGATTAACCAGGCGGCGAATTTGCAGGAAACCCTGGAGGACCAGGACTTCTATGCTATTGAAAGCCATATTTACCGTGTGGCCGCCGGCCTTGGCATTACGGCCATCGGCATGGACAAGGTGCTTGAAAAGCTGAGCGGCGGGCAGCGCGCAAAGGTGATCCTGGCAAAGCTGCTCCTCGAAAAGCCAGAAGTGCTGCTGCTGGACGAGCCCACCAACTTTTTGGACAAAGAACATGTGGAATGGCTGGCGAAATATCTCGCGGGCTTTGAGGGGGCTTTTGTTCTTGTGTCCCATGACTTTGATTTCCTGGATCAGGTCACCACCTGTATCGGGGATATCGAGTTTGGCACCATTACCAAATACCACGGCAACTACAGCGCTTTTCTGAAACAGAAAGGCCAGAAACGGGAAGAATACATCCGCCAGTATGAAAGCCAGAAAAAGCTTATCGAGCGGACCGAGGAATACATTGCCAAAAACAAGGTGCGGGCGTCCACAGCCGCCATGGCCAAAAGCCGCCAGAAAAAGCTGGATAAAATCGAACGTATGGCGCCGCCGGCCGGCCTTACCAGGCCCATTATCCGTTTTAAATCCACCGGCATCACCGCTCAGCGGGTTCTGGAGGTTAAGGATCTTGAAGTTGGGTATTACTATCCCTTACTGCCAAAGCTGCATTTTGTGCTGGAGCAAAACCAGCGGGTGGTCATCACCGGCTTTAACGGGATTGGGAAATCGACTCTGCTGAAAACCCTGATTGGGGAAATCCCGCCCATTTCTGGAAGGTTTGAGTTTGCCAGAAATGTGGTCATCGGCTATTATGAACAGGATTTAAAATGGGAGAGAGAAGGGCAGACACCGCTGGAGATCATAACAGAAGCTTTTCCGAAGCTGTCACAGAAGCAGACACGCTCAGCCCTGTCACGCTGCGGCGTCAAGGCTGAGCATGTGCTCCAGCCCATCACCACCCTGAGCGGCGGTGAGCAGTCCTGGGTAAAGCTGTGCAGGCTCACGCTGTCACCCTGCAACCTGTTGATTCTCGACGAACCCACCAACCATCTGGATTACCTGGCAAAGGAAAGCCTTCAGGAGGCGCTTCAGGATTTTGACGGCACCGTCGTTCTGGTATCCCATGAGGCAGCGTTTTACCGTGAGTGGGCCGATAAGGTGGTCGAAATTGAAAAAATGGGCCTTTAAGAAACTTGACAAATTTTAAAATGCGCGTATAATTGGAGTTAGTAATTTACTAAATTTAGTAAATTACTAAATAAAAATGAAGGATAAACAAAATGAAGATACCAACACATTTAAAACATAAACCTGTTATAGAAGTTGAAAACTATGAGGAAATTGACGGCAGAAAGGCCTACGACAGCGATGCTAAGGGTCTTTCGCTGGGACTGGCCCAGTGGAACGACCGGGGCCGGGTGGACGCCTCTGCAAAGGTCTGGCGTTACACCGGGGAAAAATGGTCGCGCCAGTCCGAGGAGCTGCCGCTGCACCGGGTCATCGACCTGGCGATCCTGATCTGCCGGGCAGAGCAGTACTTCAGAGAAGACTCCTACCGTCACGATAAGCTTTATGACCCGGAAAATCCAGTCATCGACCGGGTGGGCCTCCAGGGAGACGCCATGACCATCGCGGTCGATACGGATAATGAAATGATTGATGCGGATATCAAGCTTTTTGCGCAGGCACTGGCGGAAGACGGCGAGCTTTTGGGCGAACGTCTGACAAACCTGTCACGCATTTTAAAAGAAATGGGGTATTAAAATGAATATGGACCGTAAAAAGGAATTGAAGGAAGAGTACAAAAATTATCGTCCGGAAATGGGGCTCTTTGCCATCCGCCATATTGAAACAGGCAAAGCATTTTTAGAAGCGACCAATAACATTAAGGGAAAGATAAACAGCGATGTTTTTCAGCTGAATATGGAAACTTTCATGCGCAGCCGCGACCTGAACAGGGACTGGAAGCGCTTTGGAAAGGACGCCTTTGAGGTGGTGATTCTGGAAAAGCTGGAATACGACGAGGACGACCAGGGCAGCAAGGACTACAGCGACGAGCTGGAAATGCTCTATGGCGAGTGGCAGCGCAAGCTGCGCTCAGAGGGAACGGAGCTGTATTAAAATGATCCGGAAAATGACCGAAGCAGACCTTGACCGGGTCATGGAAATCTGGCTGGACGCCTGTATTGAGGGCCAGTCCTTTATTTCAGAGGATTACTGGAAACGCCACGCCGATGTGGTGAGAAAAGACTACATTCCCCAGTCCGAAGTCTATGTGGACGAACGGAGCGGTGAGATCAGCGGCTTTATCGCTGTGGTCGGGGGCCGCCACATTGGCGCGCTCTTTGTCGCGCCAGACTGCTGGCATCAGGGTATTGGCCGTGGGCTGGTGGAATACGCCCTCAAGCACTATAAAGGAAGGATTACCCTGGCCGCCTATGTGGAAAATACCTGCGCTGTTAATTTTTACAGGCAGCTGGGATTTGAAGTCAGGGAAGAAGAAATTGAAGCCGAGAGCGGACACCGTGAGTATATCATGCAAGGAGAAAGTAAATGAAACCTATTTTTTTATGTTACCCTAAATGCTCAACCTGTCAGAAAGCCAAACGTTTTTTAGAAGCCAATGGCGCAGACTATGAGCTGCGGGATATTGTGAAGGAAAACCCCGGGAAAAAAGAATTATTAAAGTGGATGGCGTTATACGGCGGAGAGCCGAAAAAATTCTTTAACGTAAGCGGTACAGCCTACCGTGAGCTGGGCCTGAAGGATAAGGTAAAAGCCATGACCCGGGAAGAAATGGTGGAAATTTTATCCACCAACGGCATGCTTGTCAAGAGGCCGGAACTGATTTTTGAGGATAAGGTGCTGGTGGGCTTTAAAGAGGAAGAGTGGGCCGCGGCACTGGGGCTTTGACATGAAATTTGAAGAACGCTACAGCCGGCTGCCCGAAGATGCTCTGCCCCAGGAGATCGTCCTGCTCATGGGGCGGGGCTGCTTCTGGAAAAAATGCAGCTTCTGTGATTACCATATGGACAGCGGCCCGGATTCGGTGTCCATAGCCCTGAATGACCGGGTGCTCGACCAGGTAACAGGCGCTTTAGGACGTCTTGTGGTGCTCAACTCAGGCTCATACTTTGAACTGCCGGGTGTGACAAGAAAGCGTGTGCTTGAAATTTGCCGACAAAAAGCCATTTGTCATCTGCACATGGAAAGCCACTGGCTTCTTCACAAACAAACCCGCGCCCTGAAGGATGAATTGGCAAAGGAAGGGATCTGCCTCCACCCC
It contains:
- a CDS encoding arsenate reductase family protein; its protein translation is MKPIFLCYPKCSTCQKAKRFLEANGADYELRDIVKENPGKKELLKWMALYGGEPKKFFNVSGTAYRELGLKDKVKAMTREEMVEILSTNGMLVKRPELIFEDKVLVGFKEEEWAAALGL
- a CDS encoding Cof-type HAD-IIB family hydrolase, with amino-acid sequence MGIKLVALDMDGTTLQSDITLARETIVTIEKAVRQGIIVVPTTGRVFGELPEEITDIDGVSYAITSNGAQVTDLNRKITLYENPLTKQDLDTVLKVLKQYDLMIEAYVEGKTVVIEECMKDLSKFHVPEAYWDFFRETRHTVADPEDYFDFLYSHSVEKFNIFFSHMENRSELKNVLEDTTDLTITSAVENNLEINNPTANKWDGLRHLCRHLDIKSTEVMAMGDSNNDYEMLKHAGLAIAMENGIDRVKEISDFITKTNDEHGVAYALEKFILNPKTAKRREMAS
- a CDS encoding GIY-YIG nuclease family protein: MNMDRKKELKEEYKNYRPEMGLFAIRHIETGKAFLEATNNIKGKINSDVFQLNMETFMRSRDLNRDWKRFGKDAFEVVILEKLEYDEDDQGSKDYSDELEMLYGEWQRKLRSEGTELY
- a CDS encoding aryl-sulfate sulfotransferase, which codes for MNKSAKVLAAAAGLALVLIIMVSVALAYAGRDITLLQDRIVHISVNGYAVEIPLNEDGATYDIPSLTTEHENEFILMNDAGASIEVNEAKLQTNKKAKVTVKKIDSNEVLEMVVTNGKDTRTIYLRTLSKQLPEMLATGQSPYEGDFYVTDTEKAAMYKLDQNGNVTWYVALTPEQADGKIFTDFRQHKLENGDIRYSYQIVDPDVSTMGLTDYLPGTRVVLDEKYKEVKRDGARISLLNPDETNHDKKVMGDPVDGHDFVLLGDKNWITESYVAETVDNIPAELNPSPLGSKVVAAVIQEVKDGKPVFTWKSTDHPELYALSEKGNDFANSNIQPQDYLHINAMILDPSDNNLIVSFKNASTIVKIDRSTGDILWKLSGKGDEFGLADNQKTAGQSSLSLTDDGYLVVFDNGQSTGKTRVLKYKLDETNKKVIDFKEYSMDGYTSSEFGSAQKVDNEKDAYIIGWGVNGANQPVLTEMNFTDNKKLLEVVFPNGEHTFKVQKFDKVEN
- a CDS encoding radical SAM protein; translation: MKFEERYSRLPEDALPQEIVLLMGRGCFWKKCSFCDYHMDSGPDSVSIALNDRVLDQVTGALGRLVVLNSGSYFELPGVTRKRVLEICRQKAICHLHMESHWLLHKQTRALKDELAKEGICLHPRIGIETFDEQYREEIMLKGMGYDLPPESIAEIYDECCLLFGMTGQSPDQFEQDIATATEYFSRVYVNIFNDNSTPVKADPELLRWFAEYSLPELQKNPKICVLINNTDLGVGD
- a CDS encoding ClC family H(+)/Cl(-) exchange transporter, with translation MRDVFKPVENSTENLIAHTRNMKYLLALEGIFVGMIAGGIAIIYRLALNFSEQNMSFILSYAGEHHWAIAAWFAALIVMAVIVGRMVRWEPMISGSGIPQVEGELQGYFEEPWLKVIVGKLIGGILCIIGGLSLGREGPSVQLGAMGGKGFSRIFKRLNIEERYLMTCGASAGLAAAFNAPLAGIMFALEEVHKNFSATVLFSAMTASVTADFVSKYVFGLGSVFQFQVDSSIPLKYYGFIILLGIILGAGGAFYNKVLAGTQDLYAKMTFLKAELRPVIPFLMAGVLGFTLPQVLGGGHMMIELLVPGNLPLTMILLLLVVKFIFSMFSFGSGAPGGIFFPLLVLGAYIGGFYGMVVVRGIGMDPQLINNFIILAMAGYFTAIVRAPITGIVLISEMTGSFTHLLSLSVVAITAEITAAALKSEPVYEMLLDRIVARRGEEPVPETSNKTLIAVSVHHSCGLVGKRIWEIQWPENCLLVAVRRGEKELIPKGDTKIRPSDTIVALANETDLNRINTELHALCEEAPAAGKG
- a CDS encoding N-acetyltransferase; translation: MIRKMTEADLDRVMEIWLDACIEGQSFISEDYWKRHADVVRKDYIPQSEVYVDERSGEISGFIAVVGGRHIGALFVAPDCWHQGIGRGLVEYALKHYKGRITLAAYVENTCAVNFYRQLGFEVREEEIEAESGHREYIMQGESK
- a CDS encoding ABC-F family ATP-binding cassette domain-containing protein, giving the protein MSLLEVKNLSHSYGDKVLYHDASFDLHNGEHMGLVGQNGAGKSTLIKTLIGEVIPDDGLIKWFPKATVGHLDQYAQVDAGITVFDYLKQAYADLYRMEERLNGLYEKMAEDSSEKLINQAANLQETLEDQDFYAIESHIYRVAAGLGITAIGMDKVLEKLSGGQRAKVILAKLLLEKPEVLLLDEPTNFLDKEHVEWLAKYLAGFEGAFVLVSHDFDFLDQVTTCIGDIEFGTITKYHGNYSAFLKQKGQKREEYIRQYESQKKLIERTEEYIAKNKVRASTAAMAKSRQKKLDKIERMAPPAGLTRPIIRFKSTGITAQRVLEVKDLEVGYYYPLLPKLHFVLEQNQRVVITGFNGIGKSTLLKTLIGEIPPISGRFEFARNVVIGYYEQDLKWEREGQTPLEIITEAFPKLSQKQTRSALSRCGVKAEHVLQPITTLSGGEQSWVKLCRLTLSPCNLLILDEPTNHLDYLAKESLQEALQDFDGTVVLVSHEAAFYREWADKVVEIEKMGL
- a CDS encoding DUF6530 family protein produces the protein MKIPTHLKHKPVIEVENYEEIDGRKAYDSDAKGLSLGLAQWNDRGRVDASAKVWRYTGEKWSRQSEELPLHRVIDLAILICRAEQYFREDSYRHDKLYDPENPVIDRVGLQGDAMTIAVDTDNEMIDADIKLFAQALAEDGELLGERLTNLSRILKEMGY